One genomic window of Magnolia sinica isolate HGM2019 chromosome 3, MsV1, whole genome shotgun sequence includes the following:
- the LOC131240541 gene encoding uncharacterized protein LOC131240541, producing the protein MASVSSALIPSPLSLSNTKLLKTKRNGCHVSPRMSLQPSPPPSTTDLLTAVTQLLWGKSLPPQLLISTVRSTWNATWHLMMRQLAPSDPSGSYSRPSSAFRASTTSSLSPLSRQNPRNLHLYVALPCPWAHRTLIVRSLKGLEEAIPVSIAAPGIDGSWEFCRPSEAGAGVFAPSADRANGCRTLKEVYRLRKGGYNGRSTVPMLWDIQKKDVFCNESYDIIEFFNSGLDGAVEEDSNLDLSPPELKEKIKYWNQIIYPNVNNGVYRCGFSQSQQAYDTAVNELFSTLDMLDAHLSTSRYLCGDVLTLADICLFTTLIRFDLVYNVLFKCTKKKLLEYPNLHAYTCDIYQIPKVAATCDFSAIMDGYYRILFPLNPGSIRPTMPSACNHEFLSKPHNRESLSSTQSYAQVPA; encoded by the exons ATGGCCAGCGTCTCTTCTGCTCTCATCCCTTCCCcgctctctctctcaaacaccAAACTCCTCAAAACCAAACGCAACGGCTGCCACGTCAGCCCTAGAATGTCCCTCCAACCGTCACCACCTCCTTCAACTACCGACCTCCTAACTGCCGTCACCCAGCTTCTCTGGGGCAAATCCCTTCCTCCACAGCTCCTCATCTCCACCGTCCGTTCCACATGGAATGCCACGTGGCACCTCATGATGAGACAGCTGGCCCCCTCTGATCCGTCCGGATCCTACTCCCGCCCATCCAGCGCCTTTCGCGCCAGCACCACGTCATCACTCTCCCCTCTTTCCCGCCAAAACCCAAGAAACCTCCACCTCTATGTGGCCCTCCCCTGCCCATGGGCCCACAGGACCCTGATCGTCAGATCTTTGAAAGGCCTTGAAGAGGCAATCCCAGTGTCGATTGCTGCTCCAGGCATCGACGGATCCTGGGAATTCTGCAGACCTAGCGAGGCAGGCGCGGGCGTTTTCGCCCCAAGTGCCGATCGCGCGAACGGATGCAGGACTCTGAAAGAGGTGTATCGGCTTAGGAAAGGGGGTTACAATGGGCGATCGACAGTCCCGATGCTTTGGGATATTCAGAAGAAGGATGTGTTCTGTAACGAAAGCTATGATATAATTGAATTCTTCAATTCGGGTTTGGATGGAGCCGTAGAGGAGGATTCAAATTTGGATCTTTCGCCGCCGGAATTGAAGGAAAAGATCAAATACTGGAATCAGATTATTTACCCAAATGTGAATAATGGGGTCTACAG ATGTGGGTTTTCTCAGAGCCAACAAGCATATGATACTGCAGTAAATGAACTATTCAGTACGTTGGATATGCTAGATGCTCATCTGTCTACCTCACGGTACTTATGTGGAGATGTATTGACCCTTGCCGACATTTGCCTTTTCACCACTTTGATTCGCTTTGACCTGGTGTATAATGTCCTCTTCAAGTGTACGAAGAAGAAGCTGCTGGAGTACCCAAATCTTCATGCTTATACATGTGATATATATCAG ATTCCAAAGGTTGCCGCTACTTGTGATTTCAGTGCAATCATGGACGGTTACTACAGGATCCTTTTCCCATTAAATCCAGGCAGTATTCGACCAACCATGCCTTCTGCTTGTAACCACGAGTTCCTCAGCAAACCTCATAACAGAGAATCTCTATCGTCCACGCAAAGTTATGCCCAGGTTCCTGCATGA
- the LOC131240542 gene encoding probable inactive histone-lysine N-methyltransferase SUVR2 isoform X3: MAPSRAASAVEAMKTLGIPQQKVKPVLKNLLEVYDNNWELIEEENYRVLADAIFDYEDSKEEETKKKKVDEIDIVENKKKEALVADELARPKRRLQPRHDSDHCSSPSARNSGIVIGESSSKRPKLVEAVLPQSFLRQENSELLSPNTHATEKRTEPMSNLAHVTEKQSQAVTPQTFLREKRSKPLSPQIAPREKMPVSERISKTSFKEPKMEPGVDLLPKGDMSIQHHCNALITPKNEPFADDIPQFEVPIAVIHPVPSPVRNEVHPDPNSKEGSSSGNDSTSQTDALEALASQYVDAEDEGGGVPGTTCQNGTSLELVSVPEASPAHFEIASSTSGEENHVNITPTLDFLKTSNVRNVLGAKCDPLQGNYNIPPGSSNGSAKSHGSAEVLHQVPRLLLPLNGLDGFCRRKQPNRNASRNSDNEKVKEKKDSKGSVPPKPNSNSLVAVQQCQVPLDDARPLHDVNDIAKGEERVRISLVNEINSDRFPPPFHYIPRNIVYQNAYVNFSLARIGDEDCCSGCFGDCLSSSIPCACARETGGEYAYTFDGLIKEEFLEECISMNRDPEKHRHFYCKTCPLERSKNEDLPEPCKGHLVRKFIKECWSKCGCNKQCGNRVVQRGISCNLQVFLTSEGKGWGLRTLEELPKGTFVCEYVGEVLTNSELYERNIRCTGNEKHHYPVLLDADWGSEGVLKDEEALCLDATFYGNVARFINHRCFDANLVEVPVEVETPDHHYYHLAFFTTRKVEALDELTWDYGIDFDDRDHPVKAFRCGCGSKFCRDMKRSSRSKQRALVLR; this comes from the exons ATGGCACCTTCCAGAGCTGCCAGTGCCGTGGAAGCCATGAAAACGCTAGGAATTCCTCAACAGAAGGTGAAACCTGTTTTAAAGAACCTACTGGAGGTTTATGATAACAACTGGGAACTTATTGAAGAAGAGAATTATAGAGTTCTTGCAGATGCTATATTTGATTATGAGGATTCTAAG GAAGaggaaacaaagaagaagaaagttgatGAAATTGAT ATTGTGGAAAACAAGAAGAAAGAAGCTTTGGTAGCTGATGAACTAGCACGGCCAAAGAGAAGATTGCAGCCAAGACATGATAGTGATCATTGCTCTTCACCTTCTGCACGTAACTCGGGAATAGTGATTGGTGAATCTTCATCTAAAAGGCCAAAATTAGTTGAGGCTGTTTTGCCACAAAGTTTTCTCAGACAGGAGAACTCAGAGCTGCTTTCACCTAATACACATGCTACCGAGAAAAGAACTGAACCCATGTCAAATTTGGCACATGTCACAGAGAAGCAAAGTCAGGCTGTTACACCCCAAACATTCCTCAGAGAGAAAAGATCCAAACCTCTATCACCTCAAATTGCTCCTAGGGAGAAAATGCCAGTTTCTGAGAGAATTTCTAAGACCAGCTTTAAAGAACCGAAGATGGAACCTGGTGTTGATCTTTTGCCGAAAGGAGATATGTCTATTCAACATCACTGTAATGCACTAATTACGCCCAAAAATGAGCCCTTTGCTGATGATATTCCACAGTTTGAGGTCCCTATTGCTGTGATCCATCCTGTTCCAAGTCCAGTAAGAAATGAAG TTCACCCAGATCCAAATAGTAAAGAAGGTTCTTCATCTGGTAATGATTCTACTTCACAAACAGATGCCCTGGAAGCCCTGGCATCACAGTACGTAGATGCTGAGGATGAAGGAGGTGGTGTTCCAGGGACAACATGCCAGAATGGAACAAGTCTTGAGCTCGTAAGCGTTCCAGAGGCATCTCCTGCTCACTTTGAAATCGCATCATCAACCTCTGGAGAG GAAAACCATGTAAATATCACTCCAACCCTTGATTTCTTGAAAACATCTAATGTGCGAAATGTTTTGGGTGCTAAATGCGATCCCCTACAAGGCAATTACAACATTCCACCGGGTTCCTCAAATGGTTCAGCCAAATCTCATGGCTCTGCTGAGGTGTTACACCAAGTTCCAAGGCTCCTTCTAcctttgaatggtctggatggttTTTGCCGCCGCAAGCAGCCTAACCGGAATGCTTCTAGGAATTCTGATAATGAAAAGGTGAAGGAGAAAAAGGATTCGAAAGGTTCAGTACCTCCAAAGCCAAACTCAAACAGCTTGGTGGCTGTTCAGCAATGCCAAGTCCCCTTAGATGATGCAAGGCCATTGCATGATGTCAATGACATAgctaaaggagaagaaagagtgaGAATTTCGTTGGTAAATGAAATCAATAGTGACCGGTTTCCACCACCTTTTCACTACATACCACGTAACATAGTCTACCAAAATGCTTATGTTAATTTCTCACTTGCGCGAATTGGGGATGAAGATTGTTGTTCAGGCTGTTTTGGTGATTGTTTGTCATCGTCTATACCTTGCGCATGTGCACGCGAAACTGGTGGTGAGTATGCCTATACATTTGATGGCCTGATTAAGGAAGAGTTTTTGGAAGAATGTATTTCTATGAACCGTGACCCTGAGAAGCACCGCCATTTCTACTGTAAGACTTGCCCTCTAGAAAGGTCCAAAAATGAAGATCTTCCTGAACCATGCAAAGGCCACCTAGTGAGGAAATTTATCAAAGAGTGCTGGAGTAAGTGTGGCTGCAATAAACAGTGTGGAAATCGAGTGGTGCAGCGAGGCATATCATGCAATTTGCAG GTGTTTTTGACATCTGAAGGAAAAGGGTGGGGCCTTCGAACCCTTGAGGAATTGCCAAAAGGCACTTTCGTATGCGAGTACGTTGGGGAAGTGTTGACCAATTCAGAACTCTATGAACGAAATATACGGTGCACTGGTAATGAAAAGCATCACTATCCAGTGCTTCTAGATGCTGATTGGGGTTCGGAAGGAGTCCTGAAGGATGAAGAAGCGCTTTGCTTGGATGCAACATTTTATGGGAATGTGGCAAGGTTTATTAACCACAG ATGCTTTGATGCAAATTTGGTTGAGGTCCCAGTTGAAGTGGAGACTCCAGATCATCACTACTATCAT CTTGCCTTCTTTACAACAAGAAAGGTGGAAGCACTAGATGAGCTAACATGG GATTACGGGATTGATTTTGACGATCGTGATCACCCAGTGAAGGCATTTCGGTGTGGCTGTGGAAGCAAGTTCTgccgagacatgaagcgttcaagCA GATCTAAACAGAGAGCTTTAGTTTTGAGATGA
- the LOC131240542 gene encoding probable inactive histone-lysine N-methyltransferase SUVR2 isoform X1 yields MAPSRAASAVEAMKTLGIPQQKVKPVLKNLLEVYDNNWELIEEENYRVLADAIFDYEDSKEEETKKKKVDEIDIVENKKKEALVADELARPKRRLQPRHDSDHCSSPSARNSGIVIGESSSKRPKLVEAVLPQSFLRQENSELLSPNTHATEKRTEPMSNLAHVTEKQSQAVTPQTFLREKRSKPLSPQIAPREKMPVSERISKTSFKEPKMEPGVDLLPKGDMSIQHHCNALITPKNEPFADDIPQFEVPIAVIHPVPSPVRNEVHPDPNSKEGSSSGNDSTSQTDALEALASQYVDAEDEGGGVPGTTCQNGTSLELVSVPEASPAHFEIASSTSGEVKISLTCNSALDRSDFHMPNLDAVLKLVEDKCLKSYKSIEPTFSVMKLMKELCQCFLELGTDSTNDKQENHVNITPTLDFLKTSNVRNVLGAKCDPLQGNYNIPPGSSNGSAKSHGSAEVLHQVPRLLLPLNGLDGFCRRKQPNRNASRNSDNEKVKEKKDSKGSVPPKPNSNSLVAVQQCQVPLDDARPLHDVNDIAKGEERVRISLVNEINSDRFPPPFHYIPRNIVYQNAYVNFSLARIGDEDCCSGCFGDCLSSSIPCACARETGGEYAYTFDGLIKEEFLEECISMNRDPEKHRHFYCKTCPLERSKNEDLPEPCKGHLVRKFIKECWSKCGCNKQCGNRVVQRGISCNLQVFLTSEGKGWGLRTLEELPKGTFVCEYVGEVLTNSELYERNIRCTGNEKHHYPVLLDADWGSEGVLKDEEALCLDATFYGNVARFINHRCFDANLVEVPVEVETPDHHYYHLAFFTTRKVEALDELTWDYGIDFDDRDHPVKAFRCGCGSKFCRDMKRSSRSKQRALVLR; encoded by the exons ATGGCACCTTCCAGAGCTGCCAGTGCCGTGGAAGCCATGAAAACGCTAGGAATTCCTCAACAGAAGGTGAAACCTGTTTTAAAGAACCTACTGGAGGTTTATGATAACAACTGGGAACTTATTGAAGAAGAGAATTATAGAGTTCTTGCAGATGCTATATTTGATTATGAGGATTCTAAG GAAGaggaaacaaagaagaagaaagttgatGAAATTGAT ATTGTGGAAAACAAGAAGAAAGAAGCTTTGGTAGCTGATGAACTAGCACGGCCAAAGAGAAGATTGCAGCCAAGACATGATAGTGATCATTGCTCTTCACCTTCTGCACGTAACTCGGGAATAGTGATTGGTGAATCTTCATCTAAAAGGCCAAAATTAGTTGAGGCTGTTTTGCCACAAAGTTTTCTCAGACAGGAGAACTCAGAGCTGCTTTCACCTAATACACATGCTACCGAGAAAAGAACTGAACCCATGTCAAATTTGGCACATGTCACAGAGAAGCAAAGTCAGGCTGTTACACCCCAAACATTCCTCAGAGAGAAAAGATCCAAACCTCTATCACCTCAAATTGCTCCTAGGGAGAAAATGCCAGTTTCTGAGAGAATTTCTAAGACCAGCTTTAAAGAACCGAAGATGGAACCTGGTGTTGATCTTTTGCCGAAAGGAGATATGTCTATTCAACATCACTGTAATGCACTAATTACGCCCAAAAATGAGCCCTTTGCTGATGATATTCCACAGTTTGAGGTCCCTATTGCTGTGATCCATCCTGTTCCAAGTCCAGTAAGAAATGAAG TTCACCCAGATCCAAATAGTAAAGAAGGTTCTTCATCTGGTAATGATTCTACTTCACAAACAGATGCCCTGGAAGCCCTGGCATCACAGTACGTAGATGCTGAGGATGAAGGAGGTGGTGTTCCAGGGACAACATGCCAGAATGGAACAAGTCTTGAGCTCGTAAGCGTTCCAGAGGCATCTCCTGCTCACTTTGAAATCGCATCATCAACCTCTGGAGAGGTGAAAATTTCTCTGACTTGCAACTCTGCCCTTGATCGGTCAGATTTCCATATGCCAAATCTAGATGCAGTTTTAAAACTGGTCGAGGATAAATGTCTCAAATCATACAAATCTATTGAGCCCACTTTTTCAGTCATGAAGCTGATGAAAGAATTGTGCCAATGCTTTTTGGAACTGGGTACTGATTCTACTAATGATAAACAGGAAAACCATGTAAATATCACTCCAACCCTTGATTTCTTGAAAACATCTAATGTGCGAAATGTTTTGGGTGCTAAATGCGATCCCCTACAAGGCAATTACAACATTCCACCGGGTTCCTCAAATGGTTCAGCCAAATCTCATGGCTCTGCTGAGGTGTTACACCAAGTTCCAAGGCTCCTTCTAcctttgaatggtctggatggttTTTGCCGCCGCAAGCAGCCTAACCGGAATGCTTCTAGGAATTCTGATAATGAAAAGGTGAAGGAGAAAAAGGATTCGAAAGGTTCAGTACCTCCAAAGCCAAACTCAAACAGCTTGGTGGCTGTTCAGCAATGCCAAGTCCCCTTAGATGATGCAAGGCCATTGCATGATGTCAATGACATAgctaaaggagaagaaagagtgaGAATTTCGTTGGTAAATGAAATCAATAGTGACCGGTTTCCACCACCTTTTCACTACATACCACGTAACATAGTCTACCAAAATGCTTATGTTAATTTCTCACTTGCGCGAATTGGGGATGAAGATTGTTGTTCAGGCTGTTTTGGTGATTGTTTGTCATCGTCTATACCTTGCGCATGTGCACGCGAAACTGGTGGTGAGTATGCCTATACATTTGATGGCCTGATTAAGGAAGAGTTTTTGGAAGAATGTATTTCTATGAACCGTGACCCTGAGAAGCACCGCCATTTCTACTGTAAGACTTGCCCTCTAGAAAGGTCCAAAAATGAAGATCTTCCTGAACCATGCAAAGGCCACCTAGTGAGGAAATTTATCAAAGAGTGCTGGAGTAAGTGTGGCTGCAATAAACAGTGTGGAAATCGAGTGGTGCAGCGAGGCATATCATGCAATTTGCAG GTGTTTTTGACATCTGAAGGAAAAGGGTGGGGCCTTCGAACCCTTGAGGAATTGCCAAAAGGCACTTTCGTATGCGAGTACGTTGGGGAAGTGTTGACCAATTCAGAACTCTATGAACGAAATATACGGTGCACTGGTAATGAAAAGCATCACTATCCAGTGCTTCTAGATGCTGATTGGGGTTCGGAAGGAGTCCTGAAGGATGAAGAAGCGCTTTGCTTGGATGCAACATTTTATGGGAATGTGGCAAGGTTTATTAACCACAG ATGCTTTGATGCAAATTTGGTTGAGGTCCCAGTTGAAGTGGAGACTCCAGATCATCACTACTATCAT CTTGCCTTCTTTACAACAAGAAAGGTGGAAGCACTAGATGAGCTAACATGG GATTACGGGATTGATTTTGACGATCGTGATCACCCAGTGAAGGCATTTCGGTGTGGCTGTGGAAGCAAGTTCTgccgagacatgaagcgttcaagCA GATCTAAACAGAGAGCTTTAGTTTTGAGATGA
- the LOC131240542 gene encoding probable inactive histone-lysine N-methyltransferase SUVR2 isoform X2, whose amino-acid sequence MAPSRAASAVEAMKTLGIPQQKVKPVLKNLLEVYDNNWELIEEENYRVLADAIFDYEDSKEEETKKKKVDEIDIVENKKKEALVADELARPKRRLQPRHDSDHCSSPSARNSGIVIGESSSKRPKLVEAVLPQSFLRQENSELLSPNTHATEKRTEPMSNLAHVTEKQSQAVTPQTFLREKRSKPLSPQIAPREKMPVSERISKTSFKEPKMEPGVDLLPKGDMSIQHHCNALITPKNEPFADDIPQFEVPIAVIHPVPSPVRNEDPNSKEGSSSGNDSTSQTDALEALASQYVDAEDEGGGVPGTTCQNGTSLELVSVPEASPAHFEIASSTSGEVKISLTCNSALDRSDFHMPNLDAVLKLVEDKCLKSYKSIEPTFSVMKLMKELCQCFLELGTDSTNDKQENHVNITPTLDFLKTSNVRNVLGAKCDPLQGNYNIPPGSSNGSAKSHGSAEVLHQVPRLLLPLNGLDGFCRRKQPNRNASRNSDNEKVKEKKDSKGSVPPKPNSNSLVAVQQCQVPLDDARPLHDVNDIAKGEERVRISLVNEINSDRFPPPFHYIPRNIVYQNAYVNFSLARIGDEDCCSGCFGDCLSSSIPCACARETGGEYAYTFDGLIKEEFLEECISMNRDPEKHRHFYCKTCPLERSKNEDLPEPCKGHLVRKFIKECWSKCGCNKQCGNRVVQRGISCNLQVFLTSEGKGWGLRTLEELPKGTFVCEYVGEVLTNSELYERNIRCTGNEKHHYPVLLDADWGSEGVLKDEEALCLDATFYGNVARFINHRCFDANLVEVPVEVETPDHHYYHLAFFTTRKVEALDELTWDYGIDFDDRDHPVKAFRCGCGSKFCRDMKRSSRSKQRALVLR is encoded by the exons ATGGCACCTTCCAGAGCTGCCAGTGCCGTGGAAGCCATGAAAACGCTAGGAATTCCTCAACAGAAGGTGAAACCTGTTTTAAAGAACCTACTGGAGGTTTATGATAACAACTGGGAACTTATTGAAGAAGAGAATTATAGAGTTCTTGCAGATGCTATATTTGATTATGAGGATTCTAAG GAAGaggaaacaaagaagaagaaagttgatGAAATTGAT ATTGTGGAAAACAAGAAGAAAGAAGCTTTGGTAGCTGATGAACTAGCACGGCCAAAGAGAAGATTGCAGCCAAGACATGATAGTGATCATTGCTCTTCACCTTCTGCACGTAACTCGGGAATAGTGATTGGTGAATCTTCATCTAAAAGGCCAAAATTAGTTGAGGCTGTTTTGCCACAAAGTTTTCTCAGACAGGAGAACTCAGAGCTGCTTTCACCTAATACACATGCTACCGAGAAAAGAACTGAACCCATGTCAAATTTGGCACATGTCACAGAGAAGCAAAGTCAGGCTGTTACACCCCAAACATTCCTCAGAGAGAAAAGATCCAAACCTCTATCACCTCAAATTGCTCCTAGGGAGAAAATGCCAGTTTCTGAGAGAATTTCTAAGACCAGCTTTAAAGAACCGAAGATGGAACCTGGTGTTGATCTTTTGCCGAAAGGAGATATGTCTATTCAACATCACTGTAATGCACTAATTACGCCCAAAAATGAGCCCTTTGCTGATGATATTCCACAGTTTGAGGTCCCTATTGCTGTGATCCATCCTGTTCCAAGTCCAGTAAGAAATGAAG ATCCAAATAGTAAAGAAGGTTCTTCATCTGGTAATGATTCTACTTCACAAACAGATGCCCTGGAAGCCCTGGCATCACAGTACGTAGATGCTGAGGATGAAGGAGGTGGTGTTCCAGGGACAACATGCCAGAATGGAACAAGTCTTGAGCTCGTAAGCGTTCCAGAGGCATCTCCTGCTCACTTTGAAATCGCATCATCAACCTCTGGAGAGGTGAAAATTTCTCTGACTTGCAACTCTGCCCTTGATCGGTCAGATTTCCATATGCCAAATCTAGATGCAGTTTTAAAACTGGTCGAGGATAAATGTCTCAAATCATACAAATCTATTGAGCCCACTTTTTCAGTCATGAAGCTGATGAAAGAATTGTGCCAATGCTTTTTGGAACTGGGTACTGATTCTACTAATGATAAACAGGAAAACCATGTAAATATCACTCCAACCCTTGATTTCTTGAAAACATCTAATGTGCGAAATGTTTTGGGTGCTAAATGCGATCCCCTACAAGGCAATTACAACATTCCACCGGGTTCCTCAAATGGTTCAGCCAAATCTCATGGCTCTGCTGAGGTGTTACACCAAGTTCCAAGGCTCCTTCTAcctttgaatggtctggatggttTTTGCCGCCGCAAGCAGCCTAACCGGAATGCTTCTAGGAATTCTGATAATGAAAAGGTGAAGGAGAAAAAGGATTCGAAAGGTTCAGTACCTCCAAAGCCAAACTCAAACAGCTTGGTGGCTGTTCAGCAATGCCAAGTCCCCTTAGATGATGCAAGGCCATTGCATGATGTCAATGACATAgctaaaggagaagaaagagtgaGAATTTCGTTGGTAAATGAAATCAATAGTGACCGGTTTCCACCACCTTTTCACTACATACCACGTAACATAGTCTACCAAAATGCTTATGTTAATTTCTCACTTGCGCGAATTGGGGATGAAGATTGTTGTTCAGGCTGTTTTGGTGATTGTTTGTCATCGTCTATACCTTGCGCATGTGCACGCGAAACTGGTGGTGAGTATGCCTATACATTTGATGGCCTGATTAAGGAAGAGTTTTTGGAAGAATGTATTTCTATGAACCGTGACCCTGAGAAGCACCGCCATTTCTACTGTAAGACTTGCCCTCTAGAAAGGTCCAAAAATGAAGATCTTCCTGAACCATGCAAAGGCCACCTAGTGAGGAAATTTATCAAAGAGTGCTGGAGTAAGTGTGGCTGCAATAAACAGTGTGGAAATCGAGTGGTGCAGCGAGGCATATCATGCAATTTGCAG GTGTTTTTGACATCTGAAGGAAAAGGGTGGGGCCTTCGAACCCTTGAGGAATTGCCAAAAGGCACTTTCGTATGCGAGTACGTTGGGGAAGTGTTGACCAATTCAGAACTCTATGAACGAAATATACGGTGCACTGGTAATGAAAAGCATCACTATCCAGTGCTTCTAGATGCTGATTGGGGTTCGGAAGGAGTCCTGAAGGATGAAGAAGCGCTTTGCTTGGATGCAACATTTTATGGGAATGTGGCAAGGTTTATTAACCACAG ATGCTTTGATGCAAATTTGGTTGAGGTCCCAGTTGAAGTGGAGACTCCAGATCATCACTACTATCAT CTTGCCTTCTTTACAACAAGAAAGGTGGAAGCACTAGATGAGCTAACATGG GATTACGGGATTGATTTTGACGATCGTGATCACCCAGTGAAGGCATTTCGGTGTGGCTGTGGAAGCAAGTTCTgccgagacatgaagcgttcaagCA GATCTAAACAGAGAGCTTTAGTTTTGAGATGA